The nucleotide sequence ACAAATATCTAACACAGACCACAGGAAAAAAAGAACATCACAAGATCATCCATAAAAACATATATATCGTACAACTTGTATCACAAAGTAAGACGAGATCACACAAATGTTGACAAATAAGATCACAAAGGTTGGCCTCCACATAACACAAAACTTAGGTGAGCATCATGGGATCTAGCAGCAACAACACCTAACCTACTGGGTGGACACTGCGGTCCAGACCCAACTCCACAAGCACACTACATACTGGTTTGCGACCGCGACGGTGATGCAACCACCACAACCAAAATTAAAAAGGCAAGGGAGGTGGGTGGTCCAAGTTGTTGTCTCCACGCCGCCTGTGTTTGCCATATCTAAATGCCAAAAGGTCCATGTTGTGGTCATCAGCCTTCTTCATGCCATCAGCATGATCACCATTGCCTTCTGCACCCCGTCATCATCATGCTGATTTGCTGCTGCCGCTCGTCCTCCTACTCCATCTGCATGGACAAGAGCAAGTTAGTTGAATGGCATGCACGATAAAATTGCAAGGCATATATATTCATCTACATTAATTGTACTACAGTACAAATTTTGCATGGATGGGTTTGACTTCAACAGAGACTGAAGGAAGAGCATTTTCCCCTCCCAATCCAAAACCTGTTGTACAAGTACAGCTCTAAGAGAAGGAACTGTGGTACAACAAGAGGCGCTCCAAATCAAACTAAATCTTAGTTTCTTTATTTACCTAAGAAACAGCACAACCATAACTTCTGCCAAGCAAGCAGTTATCATACTATCAGCTAAAAGAAAAACAAAGGGAGATCACGTGTCACTTTCATGGAAAACATCAAAAGTAGATGATAGGAAAAAGTAGATGATCATCAAATTCCCTCACACTCAACAGTGAAAAATGCTACTACCATTGATAGCAAGGACTAACTATTCCCACTACCTGGATGCAGCGTCCTTCATTTTGCAAACAAAAAAAAGAGCACATTATCAAACTCCTTCACATACATAAATGAATAGAAGCAACCAAATTCAACGGTACTACCAAAATCAAATTACTAATATAATAGATGGACGCCCATCATCAAAATTGGTAACATAATCCAAGAAGTTCAGTAGCTAGTATTAATTAATATAATCTAGTTGATTAAGAGGAGCAAGCACGGATTGGGTTTGAAGCACTCAAGTTACATCTAGCGCTGCTTGAGGATGGTCTCCTACAAGGGTCCAGACCTCATCTTCTCATCGATCTTGAGGATGGTCTCCTACAAGGGTCCTACGAGTAGCCTTTTTATCATGAAAGGAGTACAAGTAGCATTGCTTTGATTCTAATTGTAATTCCTAGTTGATTATCAAAATTCTGTATGAGCAAATATCCATTGCCAAATACTCCTACATGACAGATCTAGCACATGACCAAAATAAGTGCTCCATAGCCACAACCGGACTGACCAAAATGCAACTAAATATGACCAATAACTACCAATTCATGGATGATCTGAACCTGTACCCGCCGATGCTCGCCGTGGACTCTGCCATCAGCGCCGAGACGCCGCCGTTGAGAATCTTGAAGGGCTGCGACCATCCCGACCACGCCGACGTTGCTGTGCCTGCAGCAACAGCAGCTCGACGCCGCCGGGGCCTCCTCTAAACAAGACAGAAATAAAAAGCATGTATCTGCATGTAGAGTCATTTGAAGTTCGTTTCATCAGTAGGAGTGCAAGTGGCAGCCCGCTTCGTCCCACGAAACTCATCCATTAGTTCAAAATTTGCTCAACATTTGCCTAAAAGTAACACTACATTTGTACTACTATGTTACTGTCCACTAGCCCGCCACACTTGCATTGCATCCTTAATCCGAAGCGATTGATGAGCTAGCTAATGAATGTCGTTTTGCTTGTACCACATAACTAGTCAGTTTTGTGTTGCCTTTTGATCCCTAACCTGTGACGCGAAGGCTTTCTGGAGCTACTGCCGAAGCAGTGCTCTGAACTGGCGGGCTGCAGCCAGGGTCTCGTCCAGCTTGGCCTTCTTAGCCATGAGGTCGGCCTTCCTGGCTTCCGCAGCCCCGATCCCGGCGTCGTCCGAGTGCAACCCGCCGCTCTGCATATCAAGGGAGGCACCTCCACGCTGAACTTAACATGCAAAGCAGCACACCATGACCATCAGAATCAAGCATCAATTCATCAGAATCAAGTTGGGGCTAACACTTGAGTTGGGCTGCGCGTCTCGATGACGCGGACGGAGTCTCCACCACCCGTGGCGGCCTCGCAGAGCTCTACGGCGGCCGAGGCGACGGGGAATCGTCGCCTCTGGGACCACcaggtggaggcggaggtggacaGGGACCGGGAGGAGGATGGTGACGAGGAACTAGGCCAGGAGGCTGCTCGTGGGGTTGAGAAGTGGCTGCGGCCGGGGTGGATGGAGGCTGTGGAGATGACGGCCGGAActcctccatctccttcctcttgGACTCGTAGAAGCGGTCCCACTGCTCCGCCTTCTGCTGCGCGTCCTCGATCTCGCCGTTGGTCGAGCTGATGtcgcgggcgacggcgaggcggtGCGCGTGGGTGGCATCGATGCCAGCGCGGGCGGCAAGGGCGAGGGAGGCGAGGTCTACGGCGCGGcgctcgaggaggaggcggcgccgctcgaggcggcgggcggcggcggccttggCGGCGAGGAGGCAGGACACTCCTGGGCGAGGAGAGAAACCGGTCGGTGGAGATGGTGAGCAGGGAGAGGTGACCTCGGGGAGGAGAGCTGGGCGGTGGGGAACGGCGGGGATCGCCGAAATCTGGTGGCGGCGTGGGGTGGAGAAAGGGGATCGAGGAAGACGAGAGAGATGGGATCCAACGTGGGTGTGTGTGCGCGTGGGTTGGGCGTGTGTGCATCGTGAGTGGGGCCCAAGGCTGTGTGGGTCGTGGGTGGGTGGGTGCCGGGGGCGGCCGTTAGATACATTAGGttattttctttgccgtctgctttcgggctctttgccgtccgctagcagacggcaaagaaagtggccgttagttTTTTCATTAGTGGATGCCACTTCCCTCTTTACCGTCAGCCagtggacggcaaagattctttgccgtcaaccagcggacggcaaagaaatgacagatggcaaagaccttctttgccgtccaaCATTTGTTTGCCGTCAGCttcttggtagctgatggcaaagaacgactttgccgtccgctagctgacggcaaagaatttgCAGACGGCAaattccctgattccagtagtgtgacaccttgatctccatcatagcgtcggggtcgtctcgccaacgattgctaacacatagtgataaagtaaagcaattacatggcgcttaagtgattgacacgcatgtcatacaataattaaagacaaccctaaggctcctaccAATTGTCGTACTCATCGACACACAGGTcatgaacttattacaaaacatgatcatctcatacatcaacatatatcacatcatatcttgaccatatcacatcacaacatgccctgcaaaaacaagttagacgtcctctactttgttgttgcaagttttacgtggctgctacgggtaactagcaagaatcattcttacctacacaaaaaccaCATCCGTTTTtatcaagttgctatttaaccttctgcaAGGCCCACCGTCAAATCTTATTCAACTAAAtaaggagaaacagacacctgccggCTACCtctatgcaaaacaagttgcatgtcagtcggtggaaccggtctcatgtgcgtggacatgtaaggttacTCCAGGCTgtttcatcccacaatgctgccgaatcaaaatataagacattggtgggaagcaatatgaacatcaccgcccataactcctttgtgttctacttgtgcatatcatgcatagacctagctctgataccattattgtggaacgttgcatggaaacacaaaaacaaaatatgcacacgcaagatctatccatggagatgtatagatacgagagggggagagcatctacatacccttgtagatcgcaaagcgaaagcgtttatcaacgttgttgatgtagtcgtacaccttcacgatccgtcccgatcaagtatcgaacgtatggcacctccacgttcagcacatgttcagctcaatgacgtcctcgccttctcgatccagcaagagaggtgaagtagtagatgagttccggcagcacggcggtatggtggcggtggtggtgaaactattctgcagggcttcgtcaagcacaACAGACATGGACGGAGGATGAACTAGATGGAGAGGGGGCGCCGGCACACGACGTGGTGAATCGTGGTGTCCACCAGGGGCTAGCcctgctcctctatttatatgttgagccctggggtcgtttcttggagaaagagcctcctcaaagttgaTTTGGAACACAAGGAAGAGTCCTTATCGGTTTCTAGTACCAGAAGCcatggtccttggcgtctggcccagacgccatgggcctcagcGTCTAGCCTAGGGTAAgatgccagggttcctggcgtctggtgcctgacctccgcaaaacttccttttgcaccgacctaaagtaccatgggccttaccccttggcccaaccatatcatcctatatatcaatcttaacctccggaccattacggagctcctcatcatgtctgtgatctcatccgggactccgaacaacattcggtcaccaacatacataactcatataatacaatatcatcaacgaacgttaagcgtgcggaccctacgggttcgagaatgatgtagacatgaccgagacgcttctccggtcaataaccaatagcgggtccTGGATGCCcagattggttcctacatattctatgaagatctttatcggtcgaacctttatgacaaatacgtagttccctttgtctgtcggtatgttacttgcccgagattcgaccgtgggtatcttcatacctagttcaatctcattaccggtaagtctgtttactcgttccttaatacatcatcttgtaactaactccttagtcactttgcttgcaagcttcttgtgatgctgtattactgagagggcccagagatacctctccatcatacggagtgacaaatcccaatctcgattcatgccaactcaatagacaccttcggagatacctgcagagcatctttatgatcacctagttacgttgtgacgtttgatagcacacaaggtattcctctggtaacCGGGAggtgcatgatctcatggtcgaaggaatatgtatttgacatgtaagaaagcactagcaataaactgaacgatcatatgctaagctaaccgatgggtcttgtccatcatatcattctcctaatgatgtgatcccatcatcaaatgacaactcatgtctatagtcaggaaaccttagccatcttttgatcaacgagctagtctagtagaggcatactaggtacttggtatttgcttatgtattcacacatgtatttaaggtTTCAATcaatacaattcgagcatgaataataaacctttatcatgattaaggaaatataataataaccactttattttttcctctagggcatatttccaacattggtcttatatgactttgctatttgcccgCGTGTTTATTTGTGTGTGTACGCATTGGTGTTGGTTGTACATCCAACATATGCAGAGAtcgggtgtgtgctcattgtgcTTGTATTCAATTGACTCCTCactttgagtcaataaaatccacctTCACCCAAAAAAATGTGGACGTGTGAGCGCTTATGGCTTCTAGATGCAGCCAACTATAAATGATTGTGCGAAGTTTATTGAACTAGTTTGGTTGGCGACTTATTCATAGATTATGTAGATGAGCTATGTAATTTTGGGCCTAATCGGTTTGGATCATGTTTTTTAACAAAATGATTGTGTCCATGTGATGCACAGGTCCAGGTAATCCTCTTTTCGAGAAAAAACACGAGAGAGTGTGGAAAGAACAAGCTCGTTTAACACTCCCGACCAACCTACTCCACCATCAAGGTCGTGGCCGAAATGCTCGCCATGGCCTGCGTGTGCTCGTATGGGCTCCCGGCCATCACCACTCGGAGGAACAATGTCTAGCTACTGCTAGCACCACTTCTTGGTGAAGGTGATGCTCATCCCCACGTTCATCCTCCTGGCCATGAGGGGCGACCCCGTTCAATGTTGTGTTCCATCGGGGTGAGGTAGGTAGCATCACCACGAGGGAGCACTCGCTTGTCAACGTCAGCGCCACATCTGCGGGCTGGTTTTCTTTGAGGAAAACAGGACTCTGCTGCGCGTTTTCATTAATTTTCAAATAAAAGGTACAAAAGTAGTTCATGAAAGCGAAAAAGAAACTATATAACAAAGAAAAATGAAACTAATAAAAAGATAGAAGAATACAAGCAAACAAACAGAACATACAATAATAACAATTACATCTTCATTCTGATACAACATATTATATGAACGTTGCAACCCAATCTACCATCCCAATGTACTCCTGCCTTCTTTCCCTATTTATGAGCCATTTCATCTCCTCTTTGAATTTGCACCTGGAAGCATACAAGTTTGGGGtaatctgtcacgcccaatatgcgaccctatccaaaaggaactcgaaggtcccaccaaggatagacccgcatattgaaacgcttttgcaaggtggatatcattacatcaacattacataatagatggggatacatacaagaggcaatacaatgccacacgaatacaacatcaaaatacatcagagcaccatccgactatggatgaaacacaaacataaactcacacgacatccaccctgctagcccaggctgccgacctggaacctatcccctgatcgaagaagaagcagaagaagaactccaatacaagcaaacatcgctctcgtgtcatgatcatcgcataacctgtacctgcaactgttgttgtagtaatctgtgagccacgaggactcagcaatcccattaccatgggtatcaagactagcaaagcttaaagggaaaggaaggggtaaagtggtgaggttgcagcagcggctaagcatatatggtggccaacatacgcaaataagagcgagaagagagcaagcggaacggtcgtcaactagcaatgatcaagaagtgatcctgaactcctacttacgtcaatcataatccagaaaccgtgttcacttcccgggctccgccgagaagagaccatcacggctacacacgcggttgatgcgttttaattcggatctggtgtcaagttatctacaaccggacattaacaaattcccatctgcctataaccgcaggcaccactttcgaaagattataccctgcaggggtgtcccaacttagcccatgacaagctctcgcgatcaacgaaggaatagaccttctcccaggaagacccgatcagactcggaatcccggtttacaatacatttcgacaatggtaaaacaagaccagcaaagccgcccgatgcaccgacaaatcccgataggagctgcacatatcttgttctcagggcacaccgaatgagcaagacgtcgggttggcatagaccctggttgcccagggggcgccggacatcgctcggtttggaccaacacttagacaagcactggcccgggggggggctaaaataaagatgaccctcgggttggccgacccaagggaaagggatagatggtggtgaggcaaatggtaaaaccaaggttgggccttgctggaggagttttattcaaagcgaactgtcgagggggtcccataaatcacccgaccgtgtaaggaacgcaaaatccgggaacataacaccggtatgacggaaactagggcggcaagagtggaacaaaacaccaggcaaaagaccaagtcttccaccctttaccaagtatatagatgcattaataatataagagatattgtgatatcccaaccaaaatactgtccaccatggagcaatcttcaacttcacctgcaactagcaacgctataagaggggctgagcaaaagcggtaacatagccaaacaacggtttgcataggaaaggtgtcaaaggttagaggttcatggcaatttgggatggcttgataaacaggtgataggtagcgcatcatagcgatagaacgaagcaactagcatagcaatgatagtagtgatatccagggtagcggtcatcttgcctgaaatcccgctaggaagaagaacgagtccataaaggagacggacggatgaagccgaaccaagcgtagacgaacgaatcctcacgatcgcaacgaaacaggaactaacaagaagaagcacacaacatggtaaacacaccacacaagaacaaggcatgatgcacaacaagcatgatgcatgacaaagctacatgaaggctactcatgacaagagatgaagaaaacaagagcgacacatcaaggcaagtttaaatgaggccgggaacaacatataacaattccggtaagtcctcatatgcaaatttcgaaattgggccagatctgaataaaccttatgttcaagttgttaaacgcaagttaagatgcacaaggatgatctacacgagattctagtcaagttacatataaagtacacttagtttggagctacggcctagaagatatga is from Triticum aestivum cultivar Chinese Spring chromosome 1B, IWGSC CS RefSeq v2.1, whole genome shotgun sequence and encodes:
- the LOC123078012 gene encoding actin cytoskeleton-regulatory complex protein pan1; the encoded protein is MAAAIPTKTRPAAIPTSPSMAIIPSASPNRRPRLAGGNAPEGTLVPAEPLPLVWMVPTCCKERRFIQKLDGPGVTTTGVLEIPLHPPPDDAPGGIPSHRTNRILDGLLGPHSRCTHAQPTRTHTHVGSHLSRLPRSPFSTPRRHQISAIPAVPHRPALLPEVTSPCSPSPPTGFSPRPGVSCLLAAKAAAARRLERRRLLLERRAVDLASLALAARAGIDATHAHRLAVARDISSTNGEIEDAQQKAEQWDRFYESKRKEMEEFRPSSPQPPSTPAAATSQPHEQPPGLVPRHHPPPGPCPPPPPPGGPRGDDSPSPRPP